The nucleotide sequence ATCGGCTTTTCCGGTAAGAATGCGGTGGTGATGCCGTTCGCGGGCCTCGAGGGCGTGCGGCGCGGCTGCCGCGCGGTGATTGCCAACTCCGCCAACCAGGTGCGGCCGTCGCCGGCCTGGCTCGGCCGCGTCATCAACGCGATGGGCGAGCCGATCGATGGCAAGGGGCCGCTGCCATCAGGCGCCGCGCCGGTTCCCTATCGCAACAATCCGCCCCCGGCGCATTCGCGCAAGCGCGTCGGCGCGCCTCTCGATCTGGGTGTGCGCTCGCTGAACACCTTTCTCACCTGCTGCCGCGGCCAGCGGCTCGGCATCTTCGCCGGGTCCGGCGTCGGCAAGTCGGTGCTGCTGTCGATGCTGGCGCGCAACGTCGATGCGGATATCTCGGTGATCGGCCTGATCGGCGAACGCGGCCGCGAGGTGCAGGAGTTCCTGCAGGACGATCTCGGCGAGGAGGGCCTCGCGCGCTCCGTCGTCGTCGTCGCGACGTCGGATGAACCGGCGCTGATGCGGCGCCAGGCGGCGTATCTGACGCTCGCAATCTCCGAATATTTTCGCGACGAGGGTAAGGATGTTCTGTGCCTGATGGACTCGGTGACGCGCTTCGCGATGGCGCAGCGTGAGATCGGGCTGTCGGCCGGCGAGCCGCCGACTGCAAAGGGCTACACGCCGACCGTCTTTACAGAGTTGCCGAAACTGCTCGAGCGCGCCGGACCGGGCAGCGGCGACGGCACCATCACCGGCATCTTCACGGTGCTGGTCGACGGCGACGATCATAATGAGCCGGTGGCGGACGCGGTGCGCGGCATTCTCGACGGCCACGTCGTGATGCAGCGTTCGATCGCCGAACGTGGCCGCTATCCGGCGATCAATATTCTCAAGTCGGTGTCGCGGACGATGCCGAAATCGGCCGATCCGGTGTTCCTGCCGACCATCATGCGGGCGCGCCAGGTGATGGCGACCTACGCCGACATGGAAGAGCTGATCCGGCTTGGCGCCTATCGCGCAGGTTCGAGCCCGGAGGTCGACGAGGCGATCCGGCTGCACGAGCCGCTGGAGGCATTCCTCAGGCAGCGCAAGGACGAGGTCTGCGGGCTTGCGCAGGGGTATCGGGAGCTGGAACAGATCTTGGGGCGCTTGGAAACGGAAAGCTAACTTTGTCGGGTAATCATCCCCTCCATGTAACGAGCCTAGTCGGCAGGCCCAGTAAGGGCGGCCGGCCCTGTCCCGCGCCGTCTACGGGACTTCTGGGGAGTATGAGTCGATGAAGTCGCGCGAAACGCTGATCCGTCTGAAGAAATTTCAGGTGGATGAGAAACGCCGCCGGGTGACGCAGATCGAGGGCATGATCGCTGACTTCCAGCGCATGTCGTCTGAGCTCGAGCGGGAGATCCAGACCGAGCAGGAGCGGGCCGGCATCAACGACCCGACCCATTTTGCCTATCCGACCTATGCCAAGGCGGCGATCCAGCGCCGCGAGAACCTGACGCGCTCGGCCGACGAGCTGCGCGCCCAGCTCGAGGACGCCAAGGCGGCCTTGTCCGAGGCGTTCGAGGAGATGAAGAAGGTCGAGCTGCTCGATGAGCGCGATCAGGCCCGTGAAAAGGCCGAGGAAAGCGCCCGCGAGCAGGCGGACATGGACAGTATCGGCCTGATGCGCGCCCGGCTCGGCGTCATCGCCTGAGCCTGGTTGCCAAGGTCGGAGCTTTTCGAAAACCCGGGCCGCAAGGTCCGGGTTTTTCGTCGCGCCCGCCCGGCTGGAGCGCCGCGCGCGATATGTGCTACGGGAGGGCAGGGTCGAGTGAAGGAGTGGGGCGATTTTCGGGGACGCTGAATGCTGACGCCGGCAGAGCTGGTCTGGCTGCTTGCCGCGGTCGCCAAGGGGGATGAGGCCGCCTTCGAGCGCCTCTATGCGGCGACGCGCGCGAAACTCTACGGCGTCGTGCTCCGTATCTTGCACCGTCAGGACCTCGCCGAGGAGGTCGTGCAGGAGACCTATGTGAAGGTCTGGAACAACGCGGCCCAGTTCGATCCGTCGGTGTCTTCCCCCATTACCTGGATGGCCGCGATCGCCCGCAACCGCGCCATCGACCTCGTGCGCAAGCGCGGCGAGCTGTCTTTGGAGGATGAGCCCTCCGCGCTCGAGGTCGCGGCCGAGACGCCCGATCCGCTGGCGCGGCGCGAGATGTCGGAGGAGCTCAAGCGTCTGTTGGAGTGCGTCGGCCGGCTCGAGCCCGACCGGCAGAAGCTTGTGCTGCTTGCCTACTATAACGGCTGGAGCCGCGAGCAATTGGCGACCAAGTTCGAGGCGCCGGTGAATACGGTGAAGACCTGGCTGCGGCGGAGCATGATGGATATCCGCCAATGCCTGGGGATCGGATGAGGGGCGGTTTGGACTGAGCGTCGGCGATCGAGCTTTTCGGTGAAGTGACCTGGACCCGTACCTGGACCTGTGATGGCGTATAGCGAAGACCATATCGCGCTGGCGGCGGAGTATGCGTTGGGCACGCTCGACGCCGCCGAGCGCGCGCAGGTCGAGACCATGATGGCCGTCGACCAGGCGTTCGCGGCGCTGGTCCAGGCGTGGGAATTTCGTCTTGGGCCGCTCAATCAGATGGTCGGGCTGGTCGAGCCGCGACCCGAATTGTGGGAGCGGATCAAGGCCGAGATCGCGCGGTCTGGGATTAAGGCGGCGGTCATTTCGCCGTCTCCCGCAGAAGCGGACGTTGAACTCCCGGCTGTCGCGACACCGCAGGCTCCCAAAGCCCCGTCCGTCGTAGCGGAGGCTCCGATGGCTGAAGAGCTCGCGGCGGAAGCTCCGAGCGCCGATGCCCCCGTCGAGATTCCCCGCCAAGACACGCCGGCCGAAGCACCTCCCGTCGCACCGCAGCGTCGCGCCTCTGCGGCGCGGGAGGTTGCGAACGATAACGCCAATGTCGTTCAGCTCGCCTCCAAGGTCCGGCAGTTGCGCACGGTCGCCAACGTCATGACGGCGGTTGCCGCGGTGCTGCTCGCGCTGCTTGGCGTCCAGCTCTATCGCCCGGATCTGCTGCCGCCGCCGTTGCAGCCCAAGCCGCGCATCCAGACCGTCGAGGTCAAGGTGCCGGCCGCGCCGCAACCCGCCGCGCAGTTCGTCGCGCTGCTGCAGAAGGATGCGGCTTCGCCGGCCTTCATCCTCACCGTCGATGCCGGCAGCAAGAGCTACACCGTCCGCCGCGTCGGCGCCGCGCCCGAGCCGGGCAAGAGCTTCGAGCTGTGGATCGTCTCCGACAAGCTGCAGAAGCCGCGCTCGCTCGGCGTGATCGGCGGCAGCGATTTCACCAGCCGTCCCGTTCTCTCCTCCTACGACGCCGACACCGTCAACCGCGCCACCTACGCCGTCACCGTCGAGCCGGAGGGCGGGTCGCCGACGGGGCAGGCGACGGGGCCGATCGTGTTTACGGGCAAGCTGATCGAGACGGTGCCGCCGGGGAAGTGAGGCAAAGCGCAAAAAAGAAAACGCCCGTGGGGAGCGGGCGTTTTCGGTAGTCGACTTGGGGTTGGGTCTACTACATATCCACGCGGCCAGTTGGGGGGCTGTGAGAACCGCGTGAATTCCGGGAATTCCAATCAGCGAACCAGCGACGCTTCCGAGCTCGTGACGGCGACCGGCTTGCCGGCCTTGATGACCTTCGCCGTCTGCGTGTAGTTCGGCTCCGCATTCAGACGGGCGGAGATGCCGAAGCCGGCCACCGCGATGCCAGCCACGAGCGCAACCACCACGATCTTGAGATGGGTCGTCCGATCCGCGCTGTAAATCGAGTGGTTCATGGAAGCCTCCTGCCGCCTTCCGTCCTTCGCTGATTCGTGTGAGCCGGCGGCGTTCCGGTTCATCGTCTCGCCTGCAAGAACGTAGGAAACCTCGATTCTGTTTCGTAGGGGTCATCACAAGCGTGTGATAGCGCGTGATGCCGCGCGACCGCTGATGAATAGAACATGAATAATGCATGATATTACAGTGGCTTGATTGGAAGTTCGGTCTGTGGCGGAAAATCAGCCACCTAACGCAAAATTAAGAAATCATTTGCCTGTGGCGGTAAAGCACAGGTGGGTTTGCCCTGAAAAACGGCAAAACCGGCCCGTTGGACCGGTCCTGCCTCTGACAACTTGGGACTGACTCGCAGGTTCCGGGCCTCCTGTCTCAGACGCTCCCGACTGTCTTCAGCCGCGCCCGCGGGTGAATCTCGGCCTGCGACAGCACGGTGGTCTGGGCGCGGAAGCGCTCGACCAGCGACCGGACGAACGGGCGGATCGCAGCCGAGGTGACCAGCACCGGCGACTCGCCCTCGCGCGCGGCGCGCTCGAACGCATCGCGCGTCGCAGTCATGAACTCCGACAGCTTGGATGGCTGCATCGCGAGGCTGCGGTCTTCGCCCTGGCCGATCAGCGATTCCGCAAACGCCTGCTCCCATTTCGGCGACAGCGCGATCAGCGGCAGATAGCCCATCGGCGAGGTGTTCTGGGCGCAGATCTGGCGGGCGAGGCGGGCGCGGACGTGCTCGACGATCGTCGCCGGGTTGCGCGAGAAGGCGAGCGCGTCGGCGACGCCTTCGAGGATGGTCGAGAGATCGCGGATCGAGATCCGCTCCGACAGCAACAGCTGCAGCACGCGCTGCAGGCCGGAGATCGTGATCTGCGTCGGCACGATGTCCTTGACCAGCTCGCCCTGTTCCTTCGGCAGCTCCTTCAAGAGCTTCTGCACCTCGCCATAGGAGAGCAGGTCGCTCATATTGGCCTTGAGCAGCTCGGTCAGGTGCGTCGACAGCACGGTCGCCGCATCCACCACCGTGTAGCCCTTCAGCGTCGCTTCTTCCTTCAGGCCCGCATCGACCCAGGTGGCGGGCAGGCCGAAGGTCGGCTCCGTCGTGTGGATGCCGGGCACCGCGACCTGGTTGCCGCCGGGGTCCATGACCATGAACTGGTTCGGCCAGATCTTGCCGGAGCCCGCGTCGACTTCCTTGATCTTGATGATGTAGGTGTTGGCCTCGAGCTGGACGTTGTCGAGGATGCGCACCGACGGCATCACAAAACCCATCTCGATCGCCAGCGAGCGCCTCAGCGCCTTGATCTGGTCAGTCAGCCGGTCGGTGCCATCGGGCGCGTTGACCAGCGGCAGCAGCGCGTAGCCGAGCTCGATCTTGAGATCGTCTATCTTCAACGCGGCGGAGATCGGCTCCTCGGCGGCTGCGGCAGAGGCCGCGGCTGCAGCGGGCGCGGCGGCGGCCAAGGCGATCTCCTCGGCTTTCGTCACCTCCTTGTGCCGGCGGGCCTTCAGCGCGAGCGCGGCGGCGCCGCCGCCGAGCGCGAGGAAGGGGATGGTCGGGATGCCCGGCAACAGCGCCAGCACCAGCATCACGGCGGCCGACATGCCGAGCGCCTGCGGATAGCCGGAGAACTGCTTGATCAGCGCCTTGTCGGCCGCACCGGTGACGCCGGCCTTCGAGACCAGCAGGCCGGCCGCGGTGGAGACGATCAGCGCCGGCACCTGAGTGACGAGACCGTCGCCGACGGTCAGCGTGGTGTAGGTGCGGGCGGCCTCGGCAAAACCCAGGCCTTGTTGGGCGACGCCGATGATGATGCCGCCGATGATGTTGATGAACACGACGAGCAGGCCTGCGACCGCATCACCGCGGACGAATTTCGACGCACCGTCCATCGCGCCGAAGAAGCCGCTTTCGTCCTCCAGCTCCTTGCGCCTCGCCTTGGCGACCTTCTCGTCGATCAGGCCGGCGGAGAGGTCGGCGTCGATCGCCATCTGCTTGCCGGGCATGGAGTCCAAGTGAAAGCGTGCCGCGACTTCGGCGATGCGGCCCGAACCCTTGGTGATGACGACGAAGTTCACCGTCACCAGGATCGCGAACACGATGATGCCGATGACGAAATTGCCGCTCATCACGAAGTTGCCGAACGCCTCGATGACGTGGCCGGCGGCATCCGTGCCCTCATGGCCGCGTGACAGGATCAGCCTGGTCGAGGCCAGGTTCAGCGACAGCCGCAGCATCGTCGAGATCAGCAGGATGGTCGGAAACGACGAGAATTCCAGCGGCGTCTGGATGAACAGAGCGGTCATCAGGATCAGGATCGACAGAGTGATCGAGATCGCCAGGAACAGGTCGAGCACCAGCGAGGGCAGCGGCAGGATCAGCACCACCAGGATGGTGAGGATGCCGAGCGCCAGCGCGATGTCGCCGCGCATGACGGCTGTCTTCAGGTCAGCAAAAGAAAAACCGGCCGGAGACCCGGCCCCCTGACCCGCCGTGACGTCGACCATGGCTTTCGCCCCTTCCCGCGGGCCGCGTTTGCCGGCCCCAAACGACTGCGCGGCGGCCACGGGGCCGCCGTTCCGAAACTGAGGTACCGCGCTGGCGTCCACGGAAGCTCTCCCCCGTCAACTGCACCCAACCACGACACGCACATTCCACTCGGCAATTTTTGCCCGGTGTATGGTTAGCGTTCGGTTAACGGCGGTTAACGAAAGGTTGCGCGGAGGCGGGATGCGCGCTCCTGCCGCATGGTTTGTCGGCCGCTGCGGCTTACGCAGGTCGCTCCTCGTGGTGCGGAGAGCCGCAGACGCGTCGCGAACCCTGCGGCCGAAGTCCGGTCCTTGCCCTTCGAGACGACCGCCTTCGGCGGTCTCCTCAGGGTGAGGGGAGGGGTTGTGTGGTCCGGCTCGAAGCAGCATGTCGCCTTTGCCGCGCAAGCTCTCCTCTATGAGGCCGCCGCACATGAACAAAGTGCAGCACCGGTCTCTGCACCAAACCCTCATGGTGAGGAGCCGCGCAGCGGCGTCTCGAACCATGAGGCCCGTACCGCCGCTCGGCATTCCGACCGCCCAAAGGTATCCGTCTCGCAGACATGCGCCATCATCTCCCGCGGCGCATCCGCGCCCGAGTTGTGCGTCAGACCCGCCCTCGACACAGAGGAGGGCGCAGGGAAGGCCGGGCGCTGGCCGCGCCCGTGGCCCGCCTGCAGCAAAAAAGCAGGCGGCAGTCACCACAGGTCTGGCCGAACACACCCGGCCTTCCCTGCGCGACGGTTGGAACGGCTTATACGTGGTCTCCCTGGTGCGCCGGGCTTGTTGGCCACCATGTCGCGACAATGCGCTTGCGCGCACTGCGCTGGATACCAGCGTCGGGGTATCAGGACCGCACGACTTCGCCGTGCGCAACGAACCGTTCGTCCGCGCGGCTAGAGGCCACGCTGCGATTCCTTGCGCCCATCGCATCCCACCTCCCACGTCTCGTGACGGTCGCGACACGCCCCTCCGGCGGAAGCAGGATGGACAGAGATATACATCAGTTCGGAAAAAATGAAAGAGAAAAATTCGGCAAACCGAAAATTCTGATCGCGCCGGCTCCTGCACGCTCTGCGTCAGCCAGGGATGTCGCTTGTGAACGACCTCGCGAAAGTGTCAGCGCGTGCGCCACGGGCGAACAAAGCAGCGATCATCTCGCGTCGTAGGATCGGTGATATCCGTTGGAGCCGCGCCCATGGATGCAACCCGAATCTTCGTCGAGAGCGAGTTCGCACATTTGCACACGGTGGTGCGGGGCAGGACGGCTTCGATTTATTTCGATGAGTGAGCTGCCCAAAAATCGCACGAGACTCCGGCCAGAGAGAGTGGCCGCTGCGGTGCTTCCTCGCCGGTTCACTGCTATCATGCCGCACGACTCGATGCGATGGAGGATGGTGATGGCAGTGAACATGGCGCAGAAGCGAGCCAAGAAGGCGCAACGGCGCAAGCAACTGGCGACCCTGGCGAAGCGCGAGGACGCGATCTACAACAGCCTGCCGGCGCGCGTGGCACGGGCGGCACAAGCGCCGATCCGGCATTGCTGCGTCAATGAAGGTCTGTTCGATATCGGCCTGGGGACGCTGCTCCTGACGCGCGGCCAGGCTTCGCCCTACAACGCAGCCCTGTTTTTGCTCGACACGTTGGCGCTGGGTGTCAAGGACGTGATGTTCAGGACGCTGGAGAGCGCGCAGGTCGAGCAATACATGGCGATGGCGGATGCGGGCGGGACCATGGTCCCGATCGCTCCGAGCGAGGCCCGCAAGCTGCTGCGCGAGCTTGTGGCATGGTCGAAGACCCATGGCTTCGCTCCGCACCGGGAGTTCGCCGCGCTGGAAAAGTTCTTCGGCGACGTCAATGCCGACGACAGCGACGCCGTGTTTCAATTCGGCAGGGATGGTCAGCCGGTTCTGATCGGCGAGCTCGATCCCGATCTGGATCCCGACGTGGAGTGGGAGTTGGCGGACGAGGAGCCGGATACGAAGCTGGTGGATCAAAGCGGATCGAGCCGTCGCGGCGACGCCGGCTGAAGGGAGCCGGCGAAGTCATCCTTGGCCTCGAGCCGTGATCGCGGGCACTGCGCGAGCGTCCACCAGTGCGTGGCGTGGGGCTTTGTGCAAGGTCGCCGTGATCGCCTGCAGTCATCGGAATGGAGTCTTTGATGAAGTGCCTACGGGTCTACGCCACCGAAGATGGCGAGTCGCATTTCGATGAAGTCGACATTCCGACAGTCGCGCGGCAGGTTCACCCGGAGGCTGCCATATTCGACGTGTCCGCAAGATATGCGAGCACCCACGTCAGCTTCACACGCATTCCGGCAAGGGCAGGGCAGGTCGACTGGCACACCGTGCCGCGACGCTCGCTCACCGTGCGGCTCAGCGGCTCGGCGGAGTACCAGACCAGCGACGGAGACCGAAGGCAC is from Bradyrhizobium sp. ORS 285 and encodes:
- the fliI gene encoding flagellar protein export ATPase FliI, with the protein product MKALAEQISDIDAVNTYGRVVGVKGLMVEIAGPIHAMSVGARIVIETGSSVIPAEVIGFSGKNAVVMPFAGLEGVRRGCRAVIANSANQVRPSPAWLGRVINAMGEPIDGKGPLPSGAAPVPYRNNPPPAHSRKRVGAPLDLGVRSLNTFLTCCRGQRLGIFAGSGVGKSVLLSMLARNVDADISVIGLIGERGREVQEFLQDDLGEEGLARSVVVVATSDEPALMRRQAAYLTLAISEYFRDEGKDVLCLMDSVTRFAMAQREIGLSAGEPPTAKGYTPTVFTELPKLLERAGPGSGDGTITGIFTVLVDGDDHNEPVADAVRGILDGHVVMQRSIAERGRYPAINILKSVSRTMPKSADPVFLPTIMRARQVMATYADMEELIRLGAYRAGSSPEVDEAIRLHEPLEAFLRQRKDEVCGLAQGYRELEQILGRLETES
- the fliJ gene encoding flagellar export protein FliJ codes for the protein MKSRETLIRLKKFQVDEKRRRVTQIEGMIADFQRMSSELEREIQTEQERAGINDPTHFAYPTYAKAAIQRRENLTRSADELRAQLEDAKAALSEAFEEMKKVELLDERDQAREKAEESAREQADMDSIGLMRARLGVIA
- a CDS encoding sigma-70 family RNA polymerase sigma factor: MLTPAELVWLLAAVAKGDEAAFERLYAATRAKLYGVVLRILHRQDLAEEVVQETYVKVWNNAAQFDPSVSSPITWMAAIARNRAIDLVRKRGELSLEDEPSALEVAAETPDPLARREMSEELKRLLECVGRLEPDRQKLVLLAYYNGWSREQLATKFEAPVNTVKTWLRRSMMDIRQCLGIG
- a CDS encoding anti-sigma factor domain-containing protein gives rise to the protein MAYSEDHIALAAEYALGTLDAAERAQVETMMAVDQAFAALVQAWEFRLGPLNQMVGLVEPRPELWERIKAEIARSGIKAAVISPSPAEADVELPAVATPQAPKAPSVVAEAPMAEELAAEAPSADAPVEIPRQDTPAEAPPVAPQRRASAAREVANDNANVVQLASKVRQLRTVANVMTAVAAVLLALLGVQLYRPDLLPPPLQPKPRIQTVEVKVPAAPQPAAQFVALLQKDAASPAFILTVDAGSKSYTVRRVGAAPEPGKSFELWIVSDKLQKPRSLGVIGGSDFTSRPVLSSYDADTVNRATYAVTVEPEGGSPTGQATGPIVFTGKLIETVPPGK
- the flhA gene encoding flagellar biosynthesis protein FlhA, producing MVDVTAGQGAGSPAGFSFADLKTAVMRGDIALALGILTILVVLILPLPSLVLDLFLAISITLSILILMTALFIQTPLEFSSFPTILLISTMLRLSLNLASTRLILSRGHEGTDAAGHVIEAFGNFVMSGNFVIGIIVFAILVTVNFVVITKGSGRIAEVAARFHLDSMPGKQMAIDADLSAGLIDEKVAKARRKELEDESGFFGAMDGASKFVRGDAVAGLLVVFINIIGGIIIGVAQQGLGFAEAARTYTTLTVGDGLVTQVPALIVSTAAGLLVSKAGVTGAADKALIKQFSGYPQALGMSAAVMLVLALLPGIPTIPFLALGGGAAALALKARRHKEVTKAEEIALAAAAPAAAAASAAAAEEPISAALKIDDLKIELGYALLPLVNAPDGTDRLTDQIKALRRSLAIEMGFVMPSVRILDNVQLEANTYIIKIKEVDAGSGKIWPNQFMVMDPGGNQVAVPGIHTTEPTFGLPATWVDAGLKEEATLKGYTVVDAATVLSTHLTELLKANMSDLLSYGEVQKLLKELPKEQGELVKDIVPTQITISGLQRVLQLLLSERISIRDLSTILEGVADALAFSRNPATIVEHVRARLARQICAQNTSPMGYLPLIALSPKWEQAFAESLIGQGEDRSLAMQPSKLSEFMTATRDAFERAAREGESPVLVTSAAIRPFVRSLVERFRAQTTVLSQAEIHPRARLKTVGSV